The following proteins come from a genomic window of Paenibacillus spongiae:
- a CDS encoding MFS transporter, producing MSQAAAHRSLNGKAVEVHTLQRPHLMLTVMLLSVFMAVANIFIVNVATPSIQQGLHSDFFGVQFVISAYTLAYAVALIIGGRIGDRFGRKKLLLVGVAGFTISSLLCGLSSGVDMLTAIRVVQGLSAAMISPQILSLIQAQYAPEQRGKIFGLYGATQGLAASTGQLIGGLLLYWNPWGLEWRMVFFFSVPIGLLLLCIIPFIAESKETVQSKPDWFGAVLIAVGLFLLVYPLVQGQKEGWPLALIISLLLSVPVLALFVWVQKRLLHRNDDPLMNVNLFRQRGFRIGMLVVFVLMSSQASFFLITAYLFQIGLGFSPLKAGAVILPMGLGYFIASLFSSRVTYKIGPHVLTVGSVLTAAGYLSLALTVRGTGISPDIYVWFPALAVVGIGQGFIAAPLTNVVLSKVNKQDIGSASGILTTGMQVAYAIGIALIGIVWLNSLNYNANEASIQTELQLRQQWSVYAPLTKEQSEAALSKFRLCYPEMINAHSSVSPGCTSDDSTAEKMFMDGVRQANARSYTASFIFCLYVLAAYTAFLLPLSLKLARRN from the coding sequence ATGTCCCAAGCGGCAGCACACAGATCATTGAATGGTAAGGCGGTGGAGGTACATACTCTCCAGCGTCCGCATTTAATGTTGACGGTCATGCTGTTATCGGTATTTATGGCGGTAGCTAATATTTTCATCGTCAATGTGGCGACACCCTCGATTCAGCAAGGTCTCCATTCCGATTTCTTCGGCGTACAATTCGTTATCTCCGCCTATACACTTGCCTATGCGGTCGCTCTTATTATAGGAGGCAGAATTGGCGATCGTTTTGGTCGAAAAAAATTGCTGCTTGTTGGAGTCGCCGGCTTTACGATCAGTTCCTTGCTGTGCGGCTTGTCAAGTGGCGTTGACATGCTCACTGCCATTCGGGTCGTGCAAGGTTTGAGCGCAGCAATGATCTCGCCACAAATTTTGTCGCTTATACAGGCACAATATGCGCCGGAGCAAAGGGGCAAAATATTCGGGCTTTACGGAGCAACGCAAGGGCTAGCCGCCTCGACGGGTCAACTGATTGGAGGCTTGCTGCTTTACTGGAACCCATGGGGACTGGAATGGAGAATGGTGTTCTTCTTCAGTGTGCCGATCGGTCTATTGCTCTTATGTATAATTCCATTCATCGCTGAATCTAAGGAAACGGTTCAATCGAAACCGGACTGGTTCGGTGCTGTTCTAATTGCAGTTGGCTTATTCCTGCTCGTTTATCCGCTAGTTCAAGGTCAGAAAGAAGGTTGGCCTCTTGCGCTAATTATTAGTTTGCTCTTGTCTGTTCCTGTATTGGCTCTATTCGTATGGGTTCAGAAAAGACTTTTGCACCGCAATGACGATCCATTGATGAACGTGAATCTGTTTCGTCAACGAGGTTTCAGAATCGGTATGCTTGTCGTCTTTGTGCTCATGTCGTCGCAAGCGAGCTTCTTCCTGATCACTGCTTATTTGTTCCAAATTGGGCTTGGGTTTTCTCCGCTTAAAGCGGGAGCGGTTATTCTACCCATGGGATTAGGCTATTTCATCGCCTCACTATTTTCCTCGCGGGTAACCTACAAGATCGGTCCGCATGTTCTGACCGTCGGTTCTGTGCTCACAGCAGCAGGCTATCTGTCCCTCGCTCTTACCGTACGAGGAACGGGAATATCGCCGGATATTTATGTATGGTTTCCAGCGCTGGCCGTGGTTGGCATAGGCCAGGGCTTCATTGCCGCTCCGCTTACGAATGTCGTTCTTTCCAAGGTGAACAAGCAAGATATCGGCTCCGCATCCGGTATTTTGACGACCGGAATGCAGGTGGCTTATGCGATCGGAATCGCCCTCATCGGAATTGTTTGGCTAAACTCGCTCAATTACAATGCGAATGAGGCGAGCATACAGACTGAACTGCAACTTCGTCAACAATGGAGTGTCTACGCGCCTTTGACAAAAGAGCAAAGTGAAGCCGCATTATCTAAATTCCGGTTATGCTACCCTGAAATGATAAACGCACATTCCTCCGTGTCTCCTGGATGTACATCGGACGATTCGACCGCAGAGAAGATGTTTATGGATGGAGTGCGTCAAGCGAACGCCAGGAGCTATACGGCATCATTCATCTTTTGTCTATACGTGCTTGCCGCGTATACGGCTTTTTTACTACCTTTATCGCTAAAGTTAGCCAGAAGAAATTAG
- a CDS encoding VWA domain-containing protein encodes MIRRSILICVTLIVFLAGCSNEPEKNTSNVQNPTDSNQRDEPEKNTSNIQTPSDSNQRNEPEKNASDIQTPSDTIRTKPQPPLTDEQILMKPPGRFAGSNFDEQKVQEALDQLPSDLTADQYEEELLLLLAEDYRPYVSTFINFESEVTVNNPRPNEKVTLPTSRKLHISILLDASGSMKATISGKSKMDSAKEAIQSFGDKLPKNAEVSLRVYGHKGTGSQKDKKVSCSSTEEIFHGQGEQTQQIKTVLQDVEPAGWTPIANALESVKQDINPETTDSIVYVVSDGIETCGGNPVQIAKELNQSKVKTVVNIIGFDVDNEGQKMLKQVAASGGGEFTSIDNEEALKKYLNKTYDKLRGEWTLWKEKGAGEANIKKEQKQGILNQTRETMQGLAVKEHSNQLAALAYLETKKRDAFPKSELYTMITERKSFAWGYARDIGKRLYDEVSKSGNKVYNDITDEGNKKIDDLTNKKNN; translated from the coding sequence ATGATTCGAAGATCTATCTTAATATGTGTCACGTTAATCGTATTCCTTGCTGGTTGTAGTAATGAACCGGAAAAGAATACCTCAAACGTTCAGAACCCAACAGATTCAAATCAACGTGATGAACCAGAAAAGAATACCTCAAATATTCAGACCCCATCGGATTCAAATCAACGTAATGAACCAGAAAAGAATGCCTCAGACATTCAGACCCCATCGGATACAATTCGAACTAAACCTCAGCCCCCCTTAACAGATGAACAAATATTAATGAAACCTCCAGGGCGATTTGCTGGTTCTAATTTTGATGAACAGAAAGTTCAAGAGGCTCTAGATCAATTACCAAGCGATTTGACAGCTGATCAATATGAGGAAGAGCTGCTCCTCCTATTGGCTGAAGACTATCGCCCTTACGTGTCCACTTTTATTAATTTTGAATCCGAAGTTACAGTGAATAATCCACGACCTAATGAAAAGGTTACCTTACCCACAAGCAGGAAGCTGCATATTTCAATCTTACTTGATGCCAGCGGCAGCATGAAAGCAACGATTAGCGGGAAATCAAAAATGGATTCTGCAAAAGAAGCTATTCAAAGCTTCGGGGATAAGCTGCCAAAAAATGCAGAGGTATCTTTGCGGGTTTATGGACATAAAGGAACAGGAAGTCAGAAAGATAAAAAAGTTTCCTGCAGCAGTACAGAAGAAATCTTTCATGGTCAAGGCGAGCAGACCCAACAAATAAAAACAGTACTTCAAGATGTAGAACCAGCTGGATGGACACCAATTGCGAATGCCCTAGAATCCGTAAAACAAGATATTAATCCTGAAACTACGGATTCGATCGTCTATGTGGTAAGCGATGGAATTGAAACCTGTGGAGGCAATCCCGTACAGATTGCAAAAGAGCTTAACCAATCGAAGGTTAAGACCGTTGTGAATATTATTGGCTTTGATGTGGATAATGAAGGGCAAAAAATGCTAAAACAGGTTGCTGCATCTGGTGGTGGAGAATTTACTTCCATTGATAATGAAGAAGCATTAAAAAAATATCTGAACAAAACGTATGATAAATTACGAGGTGAGTGGACGCTATGGAAAGAAAAAGGAGCAGGGGAGGCAAATATAAAAAAAGAACAAAAACAGGGAATACTCAATCAAACCCGTGAAACCATGCAAGGCCTTGCGGTCAAAGAACATTCTAATCAGCTAGCAGCCCTTGCGTATCTGGAAACAAAAAAAAGAGATGCTTTCCCAAAGAGCGAACTCTATACAATGATAACGGAACGCAAAAGTTTCGCATGGGGTTATGCTCGCGATATAGGTAAGCGTTTGTATGATGAAGTTTCTAAAAGTGGTAATAAGGTTTATAACGATATAACGGATGAAGGAAATAAGAAAATCGATGATTTAACGAATAAGAAAAATAATTAG
- a CDS encoding PrsW family glutamic-type intramembrane protease, with protein sequence MNTIWSIRTGIRDFIETIHRSCKAWIEKYAFIKTMYAIFSWLSLIMFVFSLFFVKESRTMMVQYLWSFYVLLQFWFLCRSKTMPWKPIVLFVLAGVFLVVPFTTLTVNTFHVLFGGKTSDTWSIAVLTPIFEELWKLLPLGIFLLFSRRASALSLSDYTLIGAATGVGFQLMEELSRRWLSSGVLAEKYGYSFSWLGGETIHWDFFSLFPGRFEESLFPTLMTVGHPVHTAMIALACGIAYRLRTRLTKWVFLFPAIIVLWSILDHAAYNGQHKLPGWVFRLHEWTGSGYKTQPVFLLMLAASLIADYWSLNKIRSRLPSLPNEPLLNPFTELWNMIRSLLLDRGKFIYWLGFYRERRELGFHLLYGNEEAADRKEPIQARVRALYQALSGLAVILLAAGLFAGIGAHTGGGETACFACKFDSLQDWWDRLEWYEQGAIVLGALALSLLFVGFWPAFGFAMTTMGIAGSGHEIAGYIRNPKKLLTPENALGVAVGIVLSRIPFGKALGWLGKKGRGYVRKLLDKLGSRKPDILRTEEVIAPQSGKAIRVYTDGDTIIPVDKIEKYLRGKVNVNIQEVTKELRELKQLKQTQRKVFDADRQNAERMKKLEKMKHNFERSDDMRQKLESVGLHDTIENNQSIAKHLLEVGKQIKPGNTLDFPSVLEGPNGKKLKVLTTWKMVDGQPYLSTIKLIPTTT encoded by the coding sequence GTGAATACGATCTGGTCCATTCGAACCGGAATTCGGGATTTCATTGAGACTATCCACCGATCATGCAAAGCATGGATTGAGAAATATGCGTTTATTAAAACAATGTATGCGATTTTTTCCTGGTTGTCGCTAATCATGTTTGTGTTCAGCTTGTTTTTCGTTAAAGAATCGCGTACCATGATGGTTCAATATTTATGGTCGTTTTATGTGCTGTTGCAATTCTGGTTTCTGTGCCGAAGCAAAACGATGCCGTGGAAGCCGATCGTTCTGTTCGTACTGGCAGGCGTTTTTCTTGTCGTACCGTTCACGACGCTTACGGTCAATACTTTCCACGTGCTTTTTGGCGGAAAAACGTCCGACACTTGGTCCATTGCCGTGCTCACGCCGATTTTCGAAGAGCTGTGGAAGCTGCTTCCGCTAGGCATCTTCCTGTTGTTCTCGCGACGAGCTTCCGCCTTGAGCTTGAGCGATTACACGCTTATCGGCGCGGCGACGGGCGTCGGCTTCCAACTGATGGAAGAATTGTCCCGAAGGTGGCTAAGTTCCGGTGTTCTTGCGGAAAAGTATGGCTATAGCTTTTCGTGGCTTGGCGGTGAAACGATACACTGGGATTTTTTCTCGCTGTTTCCGGGTCGTTTCGAAGAAAGTTTGTTTCCGACGCTAATGACCGTTGGTCATCCCGTACATACCGCCATGATCGCGCTTGCGTGCGGAATAGCCTATCGGCTGCGGACAAGACTGACGAAATGGGTATTTCTGTTCCCGGCAATCATTGTGCTTTGGTCCATCCTGGATCATGCGGCTTATAACGGCCAACACAAGCTGCCGGGTTGGGTGTTCCGGCTTCATGAGTGGACCGGAAGCGGTTATAAAACCCAACCAGTCTTCCTATTGATGTTGGCCGCTTCGCTCATTGCCGATTACTGGTCGCTGAACAAAATAAGAAGCCGCCTTCCGTCGCTGCCGAATGAGCCGCTTCTTAATCCGTTTACCGAACTGTGGAATATGATCCGCTCTCTATTACTCGACCGGGGGAAATTCATATATTGGCTTGGCTTTTACCGGGAGCGCAGGGAGCTTGGATTTCATTTGCTCTACGGGAACGAGGAAGCGGCCGATCGGAAGGAGCCTATCCAGGCTCGGGTCAGAGCTCTTTACCAGGCACTTTCCGGACTCGCGGTGATTCTGCTTGCTGCCGGTCTGTTCGCAGGCATCGGGGCTCATACAGGCGGGGGAGAAACGGCATGTTTCGCCTGCAAGTTCGATTCGCTGCAAGATTGGTGGGATCGGTTGGAATGGTATGAACAGGGCGCGATCGTGCTCGGGGCCCTTGCCTTGTCACTGCTCTTCGTCGGATTCTGGCCGGCTTTTGGCTTCGCGATGACAACGATGGGAATCGCCGGGAGCGGACATGAGATTGCCGGTTATATCCGCAATCCGAAGAAGCTGCTGACTCCCGAAAATGCGCTTGGCGTGGCCGTAGGCATTGTACTAAGCCGAATCCCGTTCGGCAAAGCGCTAGGATGGTTGGGAAAAAAGGGGCGCGGCTATGTACGTAAGCTTCTGGATAAGCTCGGTTCCCGGAAGCCGGATATTCTTAGAACCGAAGAGGTTATTGCTCCACAGAGCGGTAAAGCAATTAGGGTATATACAGATGGAGATACGATAATACCCGTTGATAAAATTGAGAAATATTTGCGAGGCAAGGTCAACGTTAATATTCAAGAAGTGACCAAAGAACTTCGAGAATTAAAGCAATTAAAGCAGACCCAAAGAAAGGTATTCGATGCTGACCGTCAAAACGCCGAACGAATGAAAAAACTTGAAAAAATGAAGCATAATTTTGAGCGTTCGGATGATATGAGACAAAAGCTCGAGTCGGTAGGACTTCATGATACAATAGAGAATAACCAGTCCATTGCAAAACATTTATTAGAAGTGGGTAAACAGATAAAGCCTGGAAATACGTTGGATTTCCCAAGTGTACTAGAAGGTCCTAATGGAAAAAAACTCAAAGTATTAACAACCTGGAAGATGGTTGATGGACAACCCTATTTATCAACGATAAAGTTAATCCCAACAACAACTTAG
- a CDS encoding response regulator transcription factor: MDKIKVMLVEDDPFWREILTNDLNQAEDLEVVSTALTREEAVEAAKKINIDVILMDINLTASNLDGLDAAREISAAHKGRIKIIVLTSLSEKDVILDSFRKGAVNYITKRNYHDIVTAIREACGNRSTIHPDAAEAVRQEIQLSVLTPMEREVYELKQSGLNKTQISDKLHKSINTIKSQLRSIRDKLM, encoded by the coding sequence TTGGACAAAATTAAGGTAATGTTGGTCGAAGATGATCCATTCTGGAGAGAAATATTAACAAACGACCTCAATCAAGCAGAAGATCTGGAAGTTGTCAGCACGGCATTAACGCGGGAAGAAGCGGTCGAAGCCGCAAAGAAAATAAATATCGATGTCATTTTGATGGATATCAACCTAACAGCAAGCAACCTGGATGGTTTGGATGCAGCAAGAGAGATTTCCGCCGCTCATAAGGGTCGGATTAAGATCATCGTCTTGACCTCATTGAGCGAAAAGGATGTGATCCTAGACTCGTTTCGTAAAGGAGCCGTCAATTATATAACGAAAAGAAATTATCATGATATTGTGACCGCGATTCGCGAAGCTTGCGGCAATAGATCCACTATTCATCCTGACGCCGCGGAAGCGGTTAGACAAGAGATTCAATTGTCCGTGTTAACGCCAATGGAAAGAGAGGTGTATGAATTAAAGCAAAGCGGCTTAAATAAAACGCAGATATCCGATAAATTGCACAAATCGATCAATACCATAAAAAGTCAACTGAGAAGCATCAGGGATAAATTAATGTAA
- a CDS encoding sensor histidine kinase, with translation MTIRIGIVIFTWVLAFLVYRNNKNNPFSRWVSLVIFTAGCTTFATCLQLYLVTFLKIKVPLWHGLLSFLHILIAGSTYFCIYFFPYAVLMSCIVFSGMFHSIVINILKLVLLTPIIPLSLSNQVKIYPIIEYNFEFINIYTGIYVLSGCVLLISSALKKVHTEAVQKNKKITSYFYASMLLWICFSNYLNVKSLRIDESGFQLETIFLDINNVKNLFYTIVYILILSYIYFAAKYGLFGIKLKIERQQFDHTMKTISIGTNFLNHTIKNEIQKLNYLGNRTKDYVHADNKDLALQAIDSMFPVIEHMQNMVDRIKEKTDEITLKERPESLAFIIESALATIKPVFEEKQIELVTNYTCDVNLYCDKLHLSEVISNITMNAYEAVEANIGKLEIRLFKEKNKMVIEFNDNGCGIAQENVTKVLDPFYTTKKSPYSYGLGLSYCYSVIQKHQGSLTITSSGVNKGTKVTIELPDSKVVRKSRSILH, from the coding sequence TTGACCATAAGAATCGGAATCGTTATATTTACTTGGGTATTAGCCTTTCTTGTCTACCGAAATAATAAAAACAACCCGTTTTCACGTTGGGTCAGCTTGGTTATATTTACCGCCGGCTGCACAACCTTCGCGACCTGTTTACAATTATATCTAGTCACTTTTTTGAAAATAAAAGTTCCGCTGTGGCACGGACTGCTTTCTTTCCTGCATATCTTAATCGCTGGATCTACTTATTTTTGCATCTATTTTTTCCCCTATGCGGTTCTTATGAGTTGTATCGTATTTAGCGGAATGTTCCATTCTATTGTCATTAATATCTTGAAGCTTGTATTATTGACGCCTATTATTCCTTTATCACTTTCAAACCAAGTCAAAATTTATCCCATCATCGAGTACAACTTTGAATTTATCAATATATACACAGGTATATATGTATTGTCCGGGTGCGTATTGTTAATTTCAAGCGCTCTGAAAAAAGTACATACAGAGGCTGTTCAAAAGAACAAAAAAATAACGTCATACTTTTACGCTTCCATGCTGCTTTGGATCTGCTTTTCAAACTACTTGAATGTGAAGAGTCTACGGATTGATGAAAGCGGATTCCAGCTAGAAACGATTTTCCTGGATATAAACAATGTGAAAAATCTTTTTTATACAATTGTTTATATTTTAATCCTCTCCTATATATATTTCGCGGCCAAATACGGATTGTTCGGCATCAAGCTGAAAATTGAACGGCAACAGTTCGACCATACGATGAAAACGATCTCGATCGGCACCAATTTTTTAAACCATACGATTAAAAATGAAATCCAAAAACTGAACTATCTGGGGAATCGGACGAAAGACTATGTTCATGCCGATAATAAAGACTTGGCTTTACAGGCTATTGATTCCATGTTTCCCGTAATTGAGCATATGCAGAATATGGTGGATCGGATAAAGGAAAAGACAGATGAGATCACGTTAAAAGAGCGTCCGGAATCGCTTGCTTTCATCATTGAGTCGGCTTTGGCGACAATAAAGCCTGTTTTTGAGGAGAAACAAATCGAACTGGTCACGAACTATACTTGCGACGTCAATCTTTATTGCGATAAATTGCATCTTAGCGAGGTGATCAGTAACATAACCATGAATGCCTATGAGGCGGTTGAAGCGAATATCGGGAAGCTGGAAATACGCCTGTTCAAAGAAAAAAATAAAATGGTCATTGAATTCAACGATAATGGCTGCGGAATAGCACAAGAAAACGTAACAAAAGTGTTGGATCCTTTCTACACCACGAAGAAAAGTCCATATAGCTATGGATTGGGGCTAAGTTACTGCTATTCCGTTATCCAAAAGCATCAAGGATCATTAACCATCACCTCAAGCGGGGTGAATAAAGGAACGAAGGTCACGATCGAATTGCCCGATTCGAAGGTCGTCCGAAAGAGCAGATCGATTTTACATTAA
- a CDS encoding MutS-related protein — protein sequence MNELFSLLYPNGSTAEPTNSTASVQSELVGLGLEALFHEIGNGPGGYRTKQPHPLTYFTADDRVIAYRLDIVEDLFRQEELFQLLEELLPAFEDLRDLQQRDRWADDDTATSLYAISEIELYLSCVERLYKGMSKLQPASIGIRNLSQEIVSRYESRTFQSLQEETRKLSLSVRNIKSITVGINLDPQLAPYEAGIIAVNDQPYRSGNLIDRWLRLDTKDDGFRCLAPLMAIGRGKSAEQTQALNGAVNSALNAILKGSTREWRSCMKMYAASTSRFLAVIAPEIRFLLSGVSWMKRLAAKGLPLCKPQAAETDGSAFVADGLYHPVVAGRVAGEQPNGAAAVVKNNVTFDENGRIYILTGPNQGGKTVFMQSVGIAQLLYQLGLFVPAYAAKIHPVDHVLVHAQSVDADLQMKGRFGEECSRLRDLFGKMTRSSLLLLDETFSSTSASEAAAIAGEVLLALRVAGCRVIFATHLHELADSVDKLNAVPVEGGSRIDTLTAEMDASSGQRSYVIRRARPQGNSYALDIARKYGVTYEQLVCVMRGS from the coding sequence ATGAATGAGCTGTTTAGCCTGCTTTACCCGAACGGATCGACTGCCGAACCGACCAATTCTACAGCATCTGTTCAATCCGAGCTTGTTGGCCTCGGACTGGAAGCTTTATTTCATGAGATCGGCAATGGGCCAGGGGGATACCGGACCAAACAACCGCATCCGCTGACGTATTTTACCGCGGATGATCGTGTAATCGCTTACCGGCTTGATATCGTGGAGGACTTGTTTCGGCAAGAGGAGCTGTTTCAACTGCTGGAGGAGCTTCTTCCTGCTTTTGAAGATTTGCGGGATTTGCAGCAGCGAGATCGCTGGGCGGACGATGATACGGCCACCTCGTTGTATGCCATTTCGGAGATTGAGCTGTATTTGTCATGCGTCGAACGATTGTATAAGGGAATGAGCAAGCTGCAGCCTGCTTCGATTGGGATTCGGAATCTGTCTCAAGAAATTGTCTCCCGATACGAAAGCCGAACTTTCCAATCGCTGCAGGAGGAGACGCGCAAGCTGTCGCTAAGCGTTCGTAATATTAAGAGCATCACGGTCGGTATCAATCTCGATCCGCAGCTCGCTCCTTATGAAGCGGGTATTATTGCTGTGAATGATCAGCCTTATCGCTCCGGCAACCTCATCGATCGCTGGCTGCGGCTGGATACGAAAGATGACGGATTTCGTTGCTTGGCACCGCTTATGGCAATAGGAAGAGGGAAGAGCGCCGAACAGACGCAGGCGTTGAATGGAGCGGTCAACAGTGCGTTGAACGCGATACTGAAAGGGTCCACACGAGAGTGGCGCAGCTGTATGAAAATGTACGCGGCCTCCACTTCCCGTTTTCTAGCGGTCATTGCGCCGGAAATCCGCTTCTTGCTTAGCGGCGTCTCCTGGATGAAACGGCTGGCTGCGAAAGGGCTGCCGCTATGCAAGCCGCAGGCCGCCGAAACGGACGGATCAGCGTTTGTAGCTGACGGACTTTATCATCCGGTCGTGGCGGGCCGGGTCGCGGGGGAGCAGCCTAATGGTGCCGCTGCTGTCGTGAAGAATAACGTGACATTCGATGAGAATGGGCGCATCTATATATTAACTGGGCCTAATCAGGGCGGCAAGACCGTCTTCATGCAATCGGTAGGCATTGCGCAGCTGTTGTACCAGCTGGGGCTATTTGTCCCGGCTTACGCGGCTAAGATCCATCCGGTGGATCATGTACTCGTGCATGCGCAGAGCGTTGATGCGGATCTCCAAATGAAGGGACGCTTCGGTGAGGAATGCAGCCGATTGAGAGATTTGTTCGGTAAAATGACCCGCAGCAGCCTGCTGCTGCTGGATGAGACCTTTTCTAGCACGAGCGCATCCGAGGCTGCCGCGATAGCCGGCGAGGTGCTGCTAGCGCTGCGTGTGGCGGGCTGCCGCGTTATTTTTGCAACGCATCTGCACGAACTTGCGGACAGCGTTGATAAGCTCAACGCTGTGCCAGTCGAAGGAGGTAGTCGTATCGATACGCTCACCGCCGAGATGGACGCGAGCTCTGGGCAGCGAAGTTATGTCATCCGGCGCGCCCGCCCGCAGGGGAACAGCTATGCACTCGACATTGCACGCAAGTATGGCGTAACATACGAACAGCTCGTGTGCGTGATGAGAGGAAGTTAA
- a CDS encoding glycoside hydrolase family 32 protein, whose protein sequence is MSLFYKPQVGWTGDFIPFYKDGRFQLFYLLDWRNHEKYGEGTPWYLISTDDFVQFEEHGEVIPRGSKDEQDLFIFTGCVIEAGGQYHIFYTGHNHHLQSQGKPMQAVMHAVSDDLLHWSKIEEDTFFAPPEMYEKDDWRDPFVFWNEEAEEYWMLLAARLKEGPSRRRGCTALCASKDLKHWEVREPFWAPHLYFTHECPDLFRIGDWWYLVFSTFSDKWVTHYRMSKSLNGPWIAPADDAFDGRAYYAAKTFSDGSRRYVFGWNPTKTEEKDEGQWQWGGNLVVHELIQHIDGTLQVKIPEQLDKVFKQELPVQLAPGIGKWDIAGNTLKSAALDSFSCAMTDELPSCCKLTATVTFAENTRSCGMMLRFSEDLENGYYIRLEPDRNRIVFDCWPRRGDMPHIVELERPITLIPDTPYELKVIIEDSICEIYLDDQVALSTRMYNHQRGKWGVFVTDGEAQFSHVKLLSAQSD, encoded by the coding sequence ATGAGTTTATTTTACAAACCGCAAGTTGGCTGGACTGGAGATTTCATTCCGTTCTATAAGGATGGACGCTTTCAACTGTTTTATTTGTTAGATTGGCGGAATCATGAGAAATATGGGGAAGGAACGCCTTGGTATCTGATCAGTACGGATGATTTTGTACAATTTGAGGAACATGGAGAAGTAATCCCGAGAGGGAGCAAGGATGAACAGGATTTATTTATCTTTACGGGATGCGTCATCGAAGCGGGAGGACAATATCATATCTTTTATACGGGTCACAATCATCATCTCCAATCACAAGGAAAGCCGATGCAAGCAGTCATGCATGCCGTGAGCGACGACCTGCTTCATTGGAGCAAGATTGAGGAGGACACTTTCTTCGCACCTCCCGAGATGTACGAAAAAGACGATTGGAGGGACCCGTTTGTATTCTGGAACGAAGAGGCCGAAGAGTATTGGATGCTATTGGCTGCTCGATTGAAAGAGGGACCCTCCAGAAGACGGGGCTGCACGGCGCTGTGTGCATCGAAGGATCTCAAGCATTGGGAAGTTCGCGAACCATTCTGGGCTCCTCATTTATATTTCACTCATGAGTGCCCGGATCTGTTCCGCATAGGGGACTGGTGGTACCTCGTATTTTCAACTTTCAGCGATAAATGGGTTACCCACTACAGGATGAGTAAATCGCTTAATGGACCGTGGATAGCGCCTGCCGATGATGCTTTTGACGGAAGAGCGTACTACGCGGCCAAGACGTTCAGCGATGGCAGCAGGCGTTATGTTTTCGGATGGAATCCAACGAAGACGGAAGAGAAAGATGAAGGTCAATGGCAATGGGGAGGAAATTTGGTCGTTCATGAATTAATTCAGCATATAGACGGTACGCTGCAGGTGAAAATACCTGAACAACTCGATAAAGTCTTTAAACAGGAATTGCCTGTCCAACTTGCGCCGGGAATTGGCAAATGGGATATTGCTGGGAATACATTAAAGAGTGCTGCATTGGATTCTTTCTCATGTGCAATGACGGATGAACTTCCATCCTGCTGTAAACTTACTGCCACCGTTACCTTCGCGGAAAACACACGGAGCTGTGGGATGATGCTAAGGTTCAGTGAGGACTTGGAGAACGGTTACTATATTCGACTGGAACCGGATCGCAATCGAATCGTCTTCGATTGTTGGCCGAGAAGAGGGGACATGCCTCATATTGTTGAACTTGAGCGCCCCATCACGCTCATCCCGGATACACCTTATGAACTAAAAGTCATTATTGAAGATTCGATTTGCGAAATATACCTGGATGATCAAGTTGCATTGAGTACTAGGATGTATAATCATCAGCGTGGAAAATGGGGCGTTTTTGTTACGGATGGAGAAGCTCAATTTAGTCATGTAAAGTTATTGAGCGCACAAAGCGACTGA
- a CDS encoding zinc dependent phospholipase C family protein encodes MGSRIMHLIIANRIAECLSIEDRTLFLLGSIAPDAVSTKDSSHFFKGALQDYSRSIDYKGFLHKYRSQVESQYILGYFTHLIADDIWLKGFNLSWLKNRMEANHELYHLYHNDFRLLNGKLLEYYCMTDELRKTLSYLPTFFNLQEVTSEDVENFIPYVLGDMNYDKEVINEKLNVFTFDQIVGYIETSVDMGLLNMKQAAILYRMPSAREWSVAHP; translated from the coding sequence ATGGGTTCAAGAATCATGCACTTGATTATAGCCAATCGAATTGCAGAGTGTCTGTCGATAGAAGATAGAACACTATTTTTACTTGGAAGCATTGCTCCAGATGCCGTATCGACTAAAGACTCATCGCATTTCTTTAAAGGTGCATTACAAGATTATTCAAGAAGCATTGATTATAAAGGATTTTTACATAAATATCGTTCGCAAGTAGAAAGTCAATATATACTAGGATACTTTACACATTTGATCGCTGATGATATCTGGCTGAAAGGTTTTAATCTTTCTTGGTTGAAAAACAGAATGGAAGCTAATCATGAATTATATCATTTATACCATAATGATTTCCGATTACTGAATGGAAAATTATTAGAATACTATTGTATGACAGATGAATTGAGAAAAACGCTCAGTTATCTACCTACATTCTTTAATTTGCAAGAAGTTACGTCCGAAGATGTTGAAAACTTCATCCCATATGTATTAGGCGATATGAATTACGATAAGGAAGTTATTAATGAAAAGCTTAATGTTTTTACGTTTGATCAGATTGTTGGTTATATAGAGACATCAGTTGACATGGGGTTACTGAATATGAAACAGGCGGCCATCCTGTACCGGATGCCTTCTGCTCGTGAATGGTCAGTCGCCCATCCTTAG